In one Saccharibacillus brassicae genomic region, the following are encoded:
- a CDS encoding heparinase II/III domain-containing protein, which produces MLVYDEDTLERTRRLIEAEPAMRRGWAVYAAGMAARDADWLATARERVDTLRQRWRTHGGSKRFTLGNEVRQLAKEAQNLAFYARMTGSAQVEALVRGLIALIGEEESWTYQSGGGRQSDLWTADIGTYLSSAYEAVRASCAPEERERIEAALYIKAYLPLYGDWLHPADKIHALDTMGHNWWIVCVSAAGLLLLTLQHRVPHAEEALHTIAEGVREWFAYPGSVLQNKPPNFGPDGDYAETMGYLDYALGNFFVFEAAYRRRTGDSSLGQLPVLDKLPDVYLETIYAAADGGIGTFHFGDEGDRSKHAYVWLRLADLQRRGELLGLFAALKGDPSEAAEFAFYPEGLETLAPLSAGAESVAVFAHSGTAFVRWRSGMQQIVLAVRSGESWNHNHLDAGTFILTIDGQAFVDDSGHCAYSKPLYNQYYRQSAAHNVVLFEGAGQPPALIEEGTKFPGSIPDWIDLPGYKYVLADCAGPYSGLYRRFYRHFLCLDGAMVLVDDLHAERGGLFEGLLHLPEGLKIESGTAEPILSSTDGQRELHVMHPYPVHKQYVREKGYRNGYARGSGPEDVFPEADYVKIRSASADGRIKFVGVFLLPLADGGRLEVNRLADGVDGTEDPEERVNAGNPGNSKDPENPALSSGQSPDMQGLVLKSPEGGRIEIYVNNRADGRVMHDNAHAAFGALSTDALLSTLSYDAAGRLQRVSLHNGSYLKLGGRCLFSSLSKAAAVIDYRGGLSAHTSLAGEAWCHFALEAPAADVGAAAHAADESEGEQAAATDASEGAGSAEARAAGLRREACSGLWKRQMASGRSGFRLAFNRPVQPGVSPGESGRTGSDSHAHSEEREGLR; this is translated from the coding sequence ATGCTTGTATACGACGAAGACACGCTTGAACGGACGAGGCGGCTGATCGAAGCGGAGCCGGCGATGCGGCGGGGCTGGGCCGTGTATGCGGCCGGGATGGCCGCGCGGGATGCCGATTGGCTGGCGACGGCGCGGGAACGGGTAGATACGCTGCGGCAGCGTTGGCGAACGCACGGCGGCAGCAAGCGGTTTACGCTCGGCAACGAAGTACGCCAGTTGGCCAAAGAAGCGCAGAACCTTGCGTTCTACGCCCGGATGACCGGCAGCGCCCAAGTGGAAGCGCTCGTGCGCGGATTGATCGCGCTGATCGGCGAAGAAGAGAGCTGGACGTATCAAAGCGGCGGCGGCCGGCAGTCCGACCTGTGGACGGCGGACATCGGGACGTATCTGTCGTCGGCGTACGAAGCGGTGCGCGCGTCGTGCGCGCCGGAGGAACGGGAGCGGATCGAAGCGGCGCTGTACATTAAAGCGTATCTGCCGCTGTACGGCGATTGGCTGCATCCGGCCGACAAGATCCATGCGCTCGACACGATGGGCCATAACTGGTGGATCGTCTGCGTGTCGGCGGCCGGCCTGCTGCTGCTGACGCTTCAACACCGCGTGCCGCATGCGGAAGAAGCGCTGCACACGATCGCGGAAGGCGTACGCGAATGGTTTGCGTATCCCGGCAGCGTGCTGCAGAACAAGCCGCCGAATTTCGGCCCGGACGGCGATTATGCCGAGACGATGGGCTATCTGGATTATGCACTCGGCAATTTCTTCGTGTTCGAAGCGGCGTACCGCCGGCGAACGGGCGACTCTTCGCTGGGACAACTGCCGGTGCTGGACAAACTGCCGGACGTCTATCTGGAGACGATCTACGCCGCGGCGGACGGCGGCATCGGTACATTCCATTTCGGCGACGAAGGCGACCGGAGCAAGCATGCGTACGTCTGGCTCCGGCTGGCCGACCTGCAGCGCCGGGGCGAACTGCTCGGCCTGTTCGCCGCGCTCAAGGGCGATCCGTCCGAAGCGGCGGAGTTCGCTTTTTACCCGGAAGGACTGGAGACGCTTGCGCCGCTGTCCGCCGGGGCGGAAAGTGTCGCCGTGTTCGCGCATTCCGGCACCGCCTTCGTCCGCTGGCGCAGCGGCATGCAGCAGATCGTGCTGGCCGTCCGGTCCGGCGAGAGCTGGAACCATAACCATCTGGACGCGGGCACGTTCATCCTGACCATCGACGGGCAGGCGTTCGTCGACGATTCCGGCCACTGCGCCTACTCCAAGCCGCTGTACAATCAATATTACCGGCAGTCCGCCGCGCACAATGTCGTGCTGTTCGAAGGAGCGGGCCAGCCGCCCGCGCTGATCGAGGAAGGGACCAAATTCCCCGGTTCTATTCCCGACTGGATCGACCTGCCGGGCTACAAATATGTGCTGGCCGACTGCGCCGGGCCGTACAGCGGGTTGTACCGGCGGTTTTACCGGCATTTTCTGTGCCTCGACGGGGCGATGGTGCTCGTCGACGATTTGCATGCCGAGCGCGGCGGCCTGTTCGAAGGGCTGCTGCATCTGCCGGAAGGCTTGAAGATCGAGAGCGGCACGGCGGAGCCGATCCTGTCGAGTACGGACGGGCAGCGGGAACTGCATGTGATGCACCCGTATCCGGTGCACAAGCAATACGTCAGGGAGAAGGGCTACCGGAACGGTTACGCCCGGGGCAGCGGACCGGAAGACGTGTTTCCCGAAGCGGATTACGTCAAGATCCGCTCCGCTTCGGCGGACGGACGGATAAAGTTCGTCGGCGTGTTCCTGCTGCCTCTCGCAGACGGGGGCAGGCTTGAGGTGAACCGACTGGCGGACGGAGTGGATGGGACGGAAGACCCGGAAGAACGGGTAAACGCGGGAAATCCGGGAAACTCGAAAGACCCGGAAAACCCGGCGCTTTCGAGCGGGCAAAGTCCGGACATGCAGGGCCTCGTATTGAAGTCCCCGGAAGGCGGACGGATCGAAATTTACGTGAACAACCGCGCCGACGGACGGGTCATGCACGACAATGCGCATGCCGCGTTCGGGGCGCTGTCCACCGATGCGCTGCTCAGCACGCTGTCTTACGACGCGGCCGGGCGGCTGCAGCGGGTGTCGCTGCATAATGGCAGCTATCTCAAGCTCGGCGGCCGCTGCCTGTTCAGCTCGCTGTCGAAAGCGGCCGCCGTAATCGATTACCGCGGCGGCCTGAGTGCGCACACGTCGCTTGCGGGCGAAGCGTGGTGCCATTTTGCGCTGGAAGCGCCGGCGGCGGACGTGGGCGCGGCGGCACATGCGGCCGATGAAAGCGAAGGCGAACAGGCCGCGGCGACCGATGCGAGCGAAGGAGCAGGGAGCGCCGAGGCCCGGGCCGCCGGCCTGCGGCGAGAAGCTTGTTCCGGCTTGTGGAAACGGCAGATGGCTTCCGGCCGCAGCGGCTTCCGCCTGGCATTCAACCGGCCTGTGCAGCCGGGCGTTTCGCCGGGCGAGAGCGGGAGAACGGGCAGCGATTCGCACGCACATAGCGAAGAAAGAGAGGGATTGCGATGA
- a CDS encoding methyl-accepting chemotaxis protein, with protein MLAKQNRLMLYLTTGTLLFSALIHYLNRSLGIFDRLMQDSAMGAMHHAAHGGGSTLLLNVLLILPAVLLGAALLLYARDDKHAAVPLLNTLSLTFASLSITSGGGGYVEFHFSIFMVVAFLVFYESVALVALMTAIFAVVHVAAIFWMTGLYLGSETYTFTMLLLHAVFLLLTSGAVCWQIVSKKRFAQAVEQEREAKRLELEQAFATLRDMSARLSGTFESAAAKSETISESGRGLSVSFGEVSAELELQHQSVERAGRNLEEIYAIVEETREASREAGSYAENARSLLPQAVGEMQRLHAGMDKLAQKVGDTERTIRGLDESAEQADRILAAIREVADRTNLLSLNASIEAARAGEQGRGFAVVAGEIRMLAEQSRSSAEEVNGILGGIREETRLSALRMRDSRETAENGLAQMTDAIRLLEEADGSASELIGSVDTIGGRVEELAERSRRISVEMHGVSAVAGRTSEALRSFGGTAQHQVEASLDMNGELQELKRLSGELRARFGA; from the coding sequence ATGCTCGCCAAACAAAATCGACTCATGCTGTATCTGACGACCGGCACGCTGCTTTTTTCCGCTTTGATCCACTATTTGAATCGGTCGCTCGGCATTTTCGATCGCCTGATGCAGGATTCCGCCATGGGCGCGATGCATCATGCGGCGCATGGGGGCGGCAGTACGCTCCTGCTGAACGTACTGCTGATTCTGCCCGCCGTGCTGCTGGGAGCGGCTCTGCTCCTGTATGCGCGGGATGATAAGCACGCTGCGGTGCCGCTGCTCAATACGCTGTCGCTGACGTTCGCGAGCCTCTCGATCACGTCCGGCGGAGGCGGCTACGTCGAATTCCATTTTTCGATTTTTATGGTCGTCGCTTTTTTGGTCTTCTACGAAAGCGTCGCCCTCGTCGCGCTGATGACGGCGATCTTCGCGGTCGTGCACGTGGCGGCCATTTTCTGGATGACCGGGCTGTATCTCGGCAGCGAGACGTATACGTTCACGATGCTGCTGCTGCACGCGGTCTTCCTGCTGCTGACGAGCGGGGCGGTCTGCTGGCAGATCGTGTCCAAAAAGCGGTTCGCCCAAGCGGTGGAACAAGAACGCGAAGCGAAGCGGTTGGAGCTGGAACAGGCTTTCGCCACGCTGCGCGACATGTCGGCCCGGCTGAGCGGAACGTTCGAATCGGCGGCGGCCAAATCGGAAACGATCAGCGAATCGGGACGCGGTTTGTCGGTCTCCTTCGGCGAAGTGTCGGCGGAGCTTGAACTTCAGCATCAGTCGGTCGAGCGCGCAGGGCGCAATCTGGAAGAAATCTACGCGATTGTGGAAGAGACGCGCGAAGCTTCCCGGGAAGCGGGGAGCTATGCGGAAAATGCGCGCTCGCTGCTGCCGCAGGCGGTCGGCGAAATGCAGCGCCTGCACGCGGGCATGGACAAGTTGGCGCAAAAAGTCGGCGATACGGAGCGGACGATCCGCGGCCTGGACGAATCCGCCGAGCAGGCGGACCGGATTCTGGCGGCAATCCGCGAAGTGGCTGACCGGACCAATCTGCTGTCGCTGAACGCTTCGATCGAAGCGGCCCGGGCGGGCGAGCAGGGACGCGGCTTCGCGGTCGTGGCCGGCGAAATCCGCATGCTGGCGGAGCAGAGCCGCAGCAGCGCGGAAGAAGTAAACGGCATTCTGGGCGGTATCCGCGAGGAGACGCGGCTGTCGGCGCTGCGGATGCGAGACAGCCGGGAGACGGCGGAGAACGGGCTGGCGCAGATGACCGACGCGATCCGGCTGCTGGAAGAAGCGGACGGAAGCGCGTCGGAACTGATCGGCTCCGTGGACACGATCGGCGGACGGGTCGAAGAACTGGCCGAGCGTTCGCGGAGGATCTCCGTCGAAATGCACGGCGTATCGGCCGTCGCGGGCCGCACGTCGGAAGCGCTGCGTTCATTCGGCGGCACGGCGCAGCATCAGGTCGAAGCCAGTCTGGATATGAACGGCGAACTGCAGGAGCTCAAGCGGCTGTCCGGCGAACTCCGCGCGCGCTTCGGCGCTTGA
- a CDS encoding glycoside hydrolase family 88 protein has product MKPIRMQAQIPAGRSRGADGERSAFERAAAYALKQIDAGLDTFGPCAYPAPSSVGGVYPAIANFEWTSGFWTGMLWLAYELTGESKYRRAAESQLPDYRNRLDRRLGTDTHDLGFLYSLSAVNEYRITGNPQAREAGLLAADLLAARYLPQAGIIQAWGDPNDSAERGRMIIDCLLNLPLLYWASEQSGDPRYAEYAANHARQSARYLVRPDGTTYHTYYMDADTGAPKFGTTHQGHADDSCWSRGQAWGIYGFVLSYRHTRDPQLMQLALRLADRFAARTPAGGVVYWDLAFINGTEQEKDSSASAIAACGLLELARSLPAGSPEQAETQRRAAAILSALDAGYTTVGSGSSNGVLRHGVYNKPRGIGVDECTIWGDYYYFEALVRVLKPDWGG; this is encoded by the coding sequence ATGAAGCCGATTCGCATGCAAGCTCAAATTCCGGCAGGCCGGAGCCGAGGCGCCGACGGGGAACGTTCGGCGTTCGAACGCGCCGCCGCCTACGCGCTCAAGCAGATCGACGCCGGGCTGGACACGTTCGGCCCGTGCGCCTATCCCGCGCCGTCGAGCGTCGGCGGCGTCTATCCGGCGATCGCCAACTTCGAATGGACGTCCGGTTTCTGGACCGGCATGCTCTGGCTCGCCTACGAGCTGACCGGCGAGAGCAAATACCGCCGGGCGGCGGAGAGCCAGCTGCCGGATTACCGGAACCGGCTCGACCGGCGCCTCGGCACGGATACGCACGACCTGGGCTTTCTATACAGCCTGTCGGCGGTAAACGAATACCGGATCACCGGCAATCCGCAGGCGCGGGAAGCCGGACTGCTCGCGGCGGATCTGCTGGCCGCCCGGTATTTGCCGCAGGCGGGCATTATTCAGGCGTGGGGCGATCCGAACGATTCGGCCGAGCGCGGCCGCATGATCATCGACTGCCTGCTGAACCTGCCGCTGCTGTATTGGGCCAGCGAACAGAGCGGCGATCCCCGCTATGCGGAGTATGCCGCGAACCATGCCCGGCAGTCGGCGCGGTATCTCGTGCGCCCCGACGGAACGACGTATCATACGTATTACATGGACGCCGACACCGGCGCGCCGAAGTTCGGCACGACGCATCAAGGGCATGCCGACGATTCGTGCTGGTCACGCGGCCAGGCGTGGGGCATCTACGGCTTTGTGCTGAGCTATCGTCATACCCGCGATCCGCAGTTGATGCAGCTTGCGCTGCGGCTGGCCGACCGTTTCGCGGCGCGTACGCCGGCGGGCGGCGTCGTCTACTGGGATTTGGCTTTTATAAACGGAACGGAACAGGAAAAAGACTCGTCCGCTTCGGCGATTGCCGCCTGCGGCCTGCTGGAGCTGGCGCGCTCGCTGCCGGCGGGCAGCCCGGAACAGGCGGAGACGCAGCGCCGGGCGGCAGCGATCCTGAGCGCGTTGGACGCCGGTTATACGACGGTCGGCAGCGGCAGCTCCAACGGCGTGCTTCGGCACGGCGTGTACAACAAACCGCGCGGCATCGGTGTCGACGAATGCACGATCTGGGGCGATTATTATTATTTCGAAGCGCTGGTGCGGGTACTCAAACCGGACTGGGGCGGGTGA
- a CDS encoding extracellular solute-binding protein, giving the protein MNAKKRGKTMRGGLAAAAALAMVLSGCGSDQKQAAEGTAGAGKDAISVSIYDRGQIPKEEGTYADNRWTKWIDENGPVDVEFVPIPRNESQQKYSMLFASGDAPDLVLEYDTDFLNSLWTQKQLLPLDELIESGSTEYKALLEKVPALRTLGTKPDGKLYGIGMVTKPEVLGAMVIRQDWLDKLGLEVPQTVDELYAVADAFANGDPDGNGVKDTFGMNLSQFASFYVDAMFQNEMFIIEDGQLVRQFDRIKPAYDFKKKLFENGIVDKDFLSDKNGQKAEQDFASGKLGIYLAYRSVISKNFDTLKNTDPNAKITAMAFPESPFGRFGPDFNPSIQITGAVNANAKNPEAVMDYIDFMVTPSTVETLTNGVEGEHYTREGDTIKPIDEQKNETEMGYLNDYRMFMPKYILDSGNVDGRQLDSKDPVDREWLAIAAEMDKLYLDPAHPHPGFTHAKFRPSLDKAMTTTFNDGWNNMNDTMAKAVVSGSGYSVDQGVADVKKSWDASGGPALEDWYAKWYQDNKDSWIFMEQLYTMKFE; this is encoded by the coding sequence ATGAACGCGAAAAAACGGGGCAAAACGATGAGGGGCGGACTTGCTGCCGCGGCGGCGCTGGCGATGGTGCTGAGCGGATGCGGGTCGGACCAGAAACAGGCGGCGGAAGGCACGGCGGGCGCAGGCAAAGACGCCATCAGCGTCTCGATCTACGACCGGGGCCAGATCCCCAAAGAAGAAGGGACGTACGCGGACAACCGCTGGACGAAATGGATCGACGAGAACGGCCCGGTCGACGTCGAGTTCGTGCCGATTCCGCGCAACGAGTCGCAGCAAAAATACAGCATGCTGTTCGCTTCCGGCGACGCGCCCGACCTCGTGCTGGAATACGACACCGATTTCCTGAACTCGCTCTGGACGCAGAAGCAGCTGCTGCCGCTGGACGAGCTGATCGAGAGCGGCAGTACCGAATACAAGGCGCTGCTCGAGAAAGTGCCGGCGCTGCGCACCCTCGGCACGAAGCCGGACGGCAAACTGTACGGAATCGGCATGGTGACGAAGCCGGAAGTGCTCGGCGCGATGGTGATCCGGCAGGATTGGCTCGACAAGCTGGGCCTCGAAGTGCCGCAGACGGTCGACGAACTGTACGCGGTCGCCGATGCTTTTGCGAATGGGGACCCGGACGGCAACGGCGTCAAAGACACGTTCGGCATGAACCTCAGCCAGTTCGCTTCGTTCTACGTCGACGCGATGTTCCAGAACGAGATGTTTATCATCGAAGACGGACAGCTGGTGCGTCAGTTCGACCGGATCAAGCCGGCTTACGATTTCAAGAAGAAGCTGTTCGAGAACGGCATCGTGGACAAAGACTTCCTCTCGGACAAAAACGGGCAAAAAGCCGAGCAGGACTTCGCCAGCGGCAAACTCGGCATCTATCTGGCGTACCGGTCGGTCATCAGCAAAAACTTCGATACACTCAAAAATACCGATCCCAACGCGAAGATTACGGCGATGGCATTCCCGGAAAGTCCATTCGGCCGGTTCGGCCCGGACTTCAATCCGTCGATCCAGATTACGGGCGCGGTCAACGCGAATGCGAAAAACCCGGAAGCGGTCATGGACTATATCGATTTCATGGTCACGCCGTCTACCGTCGAGACGCTGACCAACGGCGTGGAAGGCGAGCATTACACCCGGGAAGGCGACACGATCAAACCGATCGACGAGCAGAAAAACGAAACGGAAATGGGTTATCTGAACGATTACCGGATGTTCATGCCCAAATATATTCTCGATAGCGGCAATGTCGATGGACGGCAGCTGGACTCCAAAGATCCGGTCGACCGGGAATGGCTCGCGATCGCGGCCGAGATGGACAAGCTCTACCTCGATCCGGCGCATCCGCACCCCGGCTTCACGCACGCCAAGTTCCGTCCGTCGCTCGACAAGGCGATGACGACGACGTTCAACGACGGCTGGAACAATATGAACGACACGATGGCCAAAGCGGTCGTCAGCGGCAGCGGCTACAGCGTCGATCAGGGCGTGGCAGACGTCAAAAAATCGTGGGACGCATCCGGCGGGCCGGCGCTCGAAGACTGGTACGCCAAATGGTATCAAGACAACAAAGATTCGTGGATCTTCATGGAGCAGCTGTACACGATGAAGTTCGAATAA
- a CDS encoding carbohydrate ABC transporter permease, which translates to MKDTRGEKVFYGINYLILALAALSCLLPIIHIVALSLSGSEAITLGTVGLWPRDFTWTAYGKLIEDTNVVGAFRNSLVITIVGTALNMAFTILAAYPLSRKHFYARRMLTLAIVFTMLFTAGLIPNYLLAKSLGLVGNYGALWLPGLISVYNLLVLKSFFENIPEELEDAARIDGSGEWRIILQIVLPLSIPVIATIALFYGVAHWNSFFNVLIYINDPDRFNLSVLVQNMIQSQSLMAEMAMLDPDAFRKLTPESIRSAGIVVMILPMLLVYPFLQKYFVKGMLIGSVKG; encoded by the coding sequence ATGAAAGACACTCGCGGCGAAAAAGTGTTTTACGGTATCAATTACCTGATTTTGGCGCTAGCCGCACTGAGCTGCCTGCTGCCGATCATTCATATCGTGGCGCTGTCGCTCAGCGGCAGCGAAGCGATCACGCTCGGCACAGTCGGGCTGTGGCCGCGGGACTTTACCTGGACCGCTTACGGCAAGCTGATCGAAGATACGAACGTCGTCGGCGCGTTTCGCAACAGTCTGGTCATTACGATCGTCGGCACCGCGCTGAATATGGCGTTTACCATTCTCGCCGCGTATCCGCTGTCGCGCAAACATTTCTACGCCCGGCGGATGCTGACGCTCGCGATCGTGTTCACGATGCTGTTTACGGCGGGACTGATTCCGAACTACCTGCTGGCCAAATCGCTTGGGCTGGTCGGCAATTACGGAGCGTTATGGCTGCCGGGGCTGATCAGCGTCTACAATTTGCTCGTGCTGAAGTCTTTTTTTGAAAATATTCCGGAAGAACTCGAAGACGCCGCCCGGATCGACGGCAGCGGCGAATGGCGCATTATCCTGCAAATTGTGCTGCCGCTGTCGATTCCGGTCATCGCGACCATCGCGCTGTTCTACGGGGTGGCGCACTGGAATTCCTTTTTTAACGTGCTGATCTATATTAACGACCCGGATCGGTTCAATCTGTCGGTGCTCGTGCAGAACATGATCCAGAGCCAATCGCTGATGGCGGAAATGGCGATGCTCGACCCCGACGCGTTCCGCAAACTGACGCCCGAGTCGATCCGTTCCGCCGGCATAGTCGTCATGATCCTGCCGATGCTGCTCGTGTATCCGTTTTTGCAAAAATATTTCGTCAAAGGGATGCTGATCGGCTCGGTCAAAGGCTGA
- a CDS encoding ABC transporter permease: MGSLNIGARKGAGKKSRLNEQSALGRRRRWNMNKPLLIMFLPIVVFFILFKYVPMFGFVIAFKDYNFADGLLGSPWVGFDNYRYLFQNPDTLGIIRNTLVLSALSVFVGFPFPVILAILLNEVRRSWFKRWAQTLLYLPHFLNWVIVGGLVLMLFSIETGFVNNVLERLTGRTYPFLFNEGSWISIFVASGIWKGAGWSAIIYLAALTSIDPSLYEAAGMDGAGKWKQIRHITLPGLMPTIVLMFILNIGNVMDVGFDQVYVLQNAVVVNVAEVISTWNYKVGLGSGQFSYATAMGLFESLIGLTLVLLVNGIARRSGRGLW; encoded by the coding sequence ATGGGCAGCCTGAACATCGGGGCGCGCAAAGGCGCAGGCAAGAAGAGCCGCCTGAACGAACAAAGCGCGCTGGGCCGGCGAAGACGCTGGAACATGAACAAACCGCTGTTGATCATGTTTTTGCCGATCGTCGTTTTTTTTATTCTTTTCAAATACGTGCCCATGTTCGGGTTCGTGATCGCGTTCAAGGATTACAACTTCGCCGACGGCCTGCTGGGCAGTCCGTGGGTCGGCTTCGACAACTACAGATACCTGTTCCAAAATCCGGACACGCTGGGCATTATCCGCAACACGCTCGTACTGAGCGCGCTGAGCGTGTTTGTCGGGTTTCCTTTTCCGGTCATCCTGGCGATTCTGCTCAACGAAGTGCGGCGCTCGTGGTTCAAACGTTGGGCGCAGACGCTGCTGTATCTTCCGCATTTTCTCAACTGGGTCATCGTGGGCGGGCTCGTGCTGATGTTGTTCTCGATCGAGACCGGCTTTGTCAACAACGTGCTGGAGCGGCTGACCGGCCGAACGTATCCGTTTCTGTTCAATGAAGGTTCGTGGATCTCGATCTTCGTCGCTTCGGGCATCTGGAAAGGGGCGGGCTGGTCGGCGATCATCTATCTGGCCGCGCTGACGTCGATCGATCCGAGCCTGTACGAAGCGGCGGGGATGGACGGGGCGGGCAAATGGAAGCAGATCCGCCATATTACGCTGCCCGGGTTGATGCCGACGATCGTGCTCATGTTCATTCTGAATATCGGCAATGTGATGGACGTGGGTTTTGATCAGGTGTACGTGCTGCAAAACGCGGTCGTCGTCAACGTGGCGGAAGTGATCAGCACCTGGAATTACAAAGTCGGCCTCGGCTCCGGGCAGTTCAGCTACGCGACGGCGATGGGACTGTTCGAATCGCTGATCGGGCTGACGCTTGTCCTGCTCGTCAACGGGATCGCCCGGCGTTCGGGACGCGGATTATGGTAA
- a CDS encoding YtxH domain-containing protein, with amino-acid sequence MATTNSENNAIIVGAVAGALIGAGLAVLVAAQEGASLKDKFMNTVNLLKEQGAVLNERSQELKEKGQEVKGILQESVDVVREFKDEATSAASDIKSEVKSFKS; translated from the coding sequence ATGGCAACTACAAACTCGGAAAATAACGCAATTATCGTCGGTGCGGTAGCCGGAGCATTGATCGGAGCCGGCCTGGCCGTACTCGTCGCCGCGCAAGAAGGAGCTTCCCTGAAAGACAAGTTCATGAATACCGTTAATCTGCTCAAAGAGCAGGGCGCAGTCCTGAACGAACGCAGCCAGGAGCTGAAGGAAAAAGGTCAGGAAGTCAAAGGCATCCTGCAGGAGTCCGTGGACGTTGTACGCGAGTTCAAAGACGAAGCGACTTCCGCAGCTTCCGACATCAAAAGCGAAGTGAAATCGTTCAAGTCGTAA